The Osmia bicornis bicornis chromosome 11, iOsmBic2.1, whole genome shotgun sequence genome includes the window ATTGGGCTCGGTCAGTCCGAAACAACCGATCAGTTCCCCAGAGACTAAAAGAAAATTAGGATCATCATGACCAAGGAAATCATCGATTCTGCTCCTGAAACGTACTCAGTTTCGGAAGGAATCGCTGCTTCTGCGACTCGTCCCCGTGATCGTAGATGGCACCTGCTACCAGAGAAGACTGAACCGACAGTGTAGACCTGTACCCACTGTCCACGTACTCGATCTCCTTGGCCAGGAGTCCGTATGCCACGGAGGAGACACCAGCAGCACCGTAACCCTTCATGGTGCACCCCAGGATACCCAACTGACCCATCTCCCTCATGATTTCTTTGTGAAAAATCTCCTTGCGATTCGCTTCCACCACACGTGGCAACAATTTCTCGCGACAGTACGTTCGGAATTGATCCCTGATCAAGACCTCATCCTGCGTCAGCTGGGACTCGAGATCAAATGGATCTTCCCAGTTGAAAGTGGCTGTTTATCAGGGAGATTTCATCTTTGAGTCTTATCAAGTTAAATTTCAGGACTTTCGAGTTTATTAGAATACATATTCGAATTGAAATGCCCGCTCTAAATGACACTGAGTAAGTGCTGCCACCTGAAGACAGACTGAAAAGTTCCTAGACAACTGAAGCAGGTGTGATTACCCAAAAGTCAATAAATAAATCGAAATAAAAGACACTTACGCTTTCCTCTGAGTGAAGGTGAAACTGAGATATCTGACAATTGAAAACGACGATTAAGAATAATATAGTTCAAGGGGACGGAAACTTACAGCtccaaaaagaaaatttctaaccatagaagaaaaaggaatacACTTTCTAATTGAACAGAAAACAAGGATTAAAAATTCTTCCCTTTCAAGCTGCGATTGCATTCGTATCCTATAACGAAAGGATACTTCTAAATGAAATTCCATACTGGAATCGATCACATCGTGATAGAATCTTTCGCGTGAGCGCCGCCATCTTCACAGCCAGGAAAAAACTGGCTGGTTGATCTATGGAAGGCGTCTCTTATCAGAGCTGTGCTCGAAAAAAGTACATCTTCTTTTTGCTCGTTTCTTTTCGTTCATTCTTTATCAGTATGCTTtctatttaaataacatttgatTACGAAAGAGCGTCGACGTTGACAGAGATGAGGATCCCTGTTTGATCGAGCGACTGGCGggaaatttgtatttattgttcAGTAACatttaatcaaataattaaatgaatccCTCCTGAGCTTCTCAACGACAAGTTTGCACCGATACAacttttatttacaaaacGTTATAACAATTGATATAGTCATATGCTTCTTTCAATGATCACCGAGGATCAACGAGTATCTGTCACTATTAATAGTTAGAGTTGCAGAAACGTTCAGTACGAGATTCCTGCGTCTAACGAAGACAAAAGGAGAAAGTATTTCAATGCTGATCGTCGAAAGGCActttgttaattataataataaacgatGTATTTTACACCACCAGGATGTCGTCCTTCTCCGCAGGACCGTCAGGTAGCTTCTGATTCGACACGCGAATGTTGTGAAACAGATAGCCAAATGAATCCATAACAGGTCGTATGATGGCTTGGGTCACCGCGGTGAAAAAATTTCTCGTCACTGCAAAAGTGATCTTCCAGACGCGGAGGCAGGGTGCTACACACCATATGTGCTGCAATGTttcgtttattaatttatcttaAAAACCAATGTGTTATAAATTCAATACCGATACGTTCCATATTTGAAGCTTTGTGCAAGATACGGTGCAAGAAAATTATTAGGGTGCAACTGTGCGATGTAGAATTTTACTATTTCCCATTTTCTCACCTGAAACGCGAGACAGGCGAACGTGAAACCGAAGCAAAGGGCGAGCAAAGGAGCGACAAGAACGGAAAGCAACACGTAACAGCAACTTCTGGACAACCGGAAGCAGTGGCCGCTGAGACGCCACGCGCACTCTGGACTCCGTATCCCTTCCGGTTCTCCGATCACATCGTCCCACATCACCTATCGTATATATGTGTGTTTGTTTCAGTGATCTACTTTCGGAATTGAATGTTCAATAACCATGTATTAATGTTACTAcattatcctttttttttttttcaaatgtcAAGATCACTGCTCTTATAAATAGAACATATATTTTCACTTTGCAACAGGGGAAACATTTTAAAAGTACCTGTAAGTGGGTGTTCAGGCTGTTAGGATCTCTGTCCTCGAGTTCGATGTTGCTCTCGTCCCCCATGGAGGAGTCGGGCTTCTCCATTCCTGGAATTTTGAAACCGCCACATTTTGGCAAAGACCGCCTGACCGCGTTCGCAAAACGCGCAAACATTCTTCTTTGACGCAAGTTTAACCATGCACTACTATTCGAGCGGGTAGCCACCGATAAAGTGTAATACGGTCGCCATCGAGGAAATGGAAACTTGGGTCAACCTAATCCATAAGACTTCATTGATTATCGTGGTTTGAATAATACACGCCTCTCTAGAGACTAGTGCCAATGCCAGGATCAAATGAACGACCTCGAACACGGTCGACTTGTTGCGGCCTAGTAACTTACGTTTCAACCCCCCTTGATCTTTcgctgtttttaattaatattctattGCGTTCGCGTGAAAATATCGCGAAATTATAATGGACACTTTTGTAGCGACTCGGTTGACGCGTTAAAGAAAACTAGCTGCTATATTAGGCACGGGTACCACCCGCACATAATAATCTTTGTATCGATTCAAGTGCGACTCTACGTACACGCGACTTTATTATTCGCATTGCTGCGACAACTTCTTTGAAACGATTATTTTAGAAAAGCACTTTAAAGCTATCTTTAGCTTCGAAATAGGCTTAAACGAGGAGAATGATTATAGTACACATCATACATGTTGTCTGTGTAAGGACAAGAAAGTGTTCATAAATGTCGAAAGATAAATTTTTAACGAGCTTTTACCGCGACAGAAAATCGTTCGAATTTATCGATCAAATCCTTTCTCCCATTAAGTTTCCGTAAATTGACGCAACGATGAACTTTACTTCTCATGAATTGATTATACTTCggatttctattaaaattctaCGAAAAATTCTATGAAAACTCTTTGTTAGAAACTTCACTTGTAAACAAAGAGTGGATTGATTAATAATGCCGTCATTTAAAAATCCAAATTTTGTGCCAGtgataaaaggaaaataaacatacaaatgataaagaaaatgattaaaCAGTAATAAAACTATTTCGCTTTAAAAATGACAGAAACAAAAATTGTTTCCTTCGTCAAGTTTCTCCTCGTTCATCGACCCCGGCTCTTTCGATTTCAAAACAACAAACATCCCCGAATCCAGAGGGGGATGAAAAAGAGATACTCACTGAACTCCCCGTTCGCGACACGTGAACCCCTTATTTTGCCTGTTGTTTTAATCACCGGCTTCAACGACGATCGCAACCCCTTCGAATTCGACTTTTTTTCTCTAGCGCTCGTGCAGGTGCGACCAAGTGAAGGATAACCCGCGATCTACCTGCTGGACAACGGTCATCGCGGCTGCGCAACCCTCTTCGAGCACCCTTTGCCACCCCGTCGCACGATACTTCGTCCAACCACCCCGACCAAACGAAAGTGAATGGCACAATACATAAATGTACGATCGAAACTCTATGTGGGTTCGATACACTTGGTAAGGTACGTTGTAGGGTTGTTCGACAACAACCCATGTAACCCTTTCGTTC containing:
- the LOC114872453 gene encoding caveolin-3-like isoform X2; the encoded protein is MFARFANAVRRSLPKCGGFKIPGMEKPDSSMGDESNIELEDRDPNSLNTHLQVMWDDVIGEPEGIRSPECAWRLSGHCFRLSRSCCYVLLSVLVAPLLALCFGFTFACLAFQHIWCVAPCLRVWKITFAVTRNFFTAVTQAIIRPVMDSFGYLFHNIRVSNQKLPDGPAEKDDILVV
- the LOC114872453 gene encoding caveolin-3-like isoform X1, translated to MFARFANAVRRSLPKCGGFKIPGMEKPDSSMGDESNIELEDRDPNSLNTHLQVMWDDVIGEPEGIRSPECAWRLSGHCFRLSRSCCYVLLSVLVAPLLALCFGFTFACLAFQHIWCVAPCLRVWKITFAVTRNFFTAVTQAIIRPVMDSFGYLFHNIRVSNQKLPDGPAEKDDILVVRRNLVLNVSATLTINSDRYSLILGDH